A genomic segment from Methanoplanus limicola DSM 2279 encodes:
- a CDS encoding tubulin/FtsZ family protein produces the protein MRVFFIGFGQAGGKIVDMFIEQDKKAPVRSFRGIAVNTARTDLMGLRNIELKDRILIGQTVVKGHGVGTDNVTGAKITADEIDSIINTIDSRGTHDIDAFVVIAGLGGGTGSGGTPVLCRHLKRIYREPVYAVGILPAPEEGRLYSYNAARSLSTLVNEADNTFIFDNSAWKNEGESVRMAYERLNDEIVRRFGVLFRAGEVGKTGVGEMVVDSSEIINTLRGGGVSSVGYAISEKVTKSSKQKKGFLGGFSVKKKDNAEEVLTGEDKSAKIIGLVRRAMLGRLTLPCDYTTAERALVLIAGPSDEMDRKGVEKSKSWVEENIAGVEVRGGDYPLESSKIAAVVVLASIGDAPRIRELLEIAKETKEDVIKSKERRVTMFDDDSVDPLFE, from the coding sequence ATGAGAGTCTTTTTCATAGGATTTGGCCAGGCCGGGGGCAAAATTGTCGATATGTTCATCGAACAGGACAAGAAAGCCCCGGTTAGAAGCTTCAGAGGTATTGCAGTAAATACTGCAAGAACAGATCTGATGGGCCTGAGAAATATCGAACTCAAGGACAGAATACTTATCGGGCAGACGGTTGTAAAGGGCCACGGTGTCGGCACTGACAATGTCACAGGTGCAAAGATAACTGCCGATGAGATTGACAGCATAATCAACACAATTGATTCGAGAGGAACTCACGATATAGATGCTTTTGTCGTAATTGCAGGTCTTGGAGGCGGTACAGGCTCCGGAGGAACTCCGGTTCTCTGCCGTCACTTAAAGAGAATTTACCGTGAACCGGTATATGCAGTAGGAATACTCCCTGCACCTGAAGAGGGCAGACTTTACTCCTACAATGCAGCAAGAAGCCTTTCAACCCTTGTCAACGAGGCCGATAATACTTTTATCTTTGATAACAGCGCCTGGAAGAATGAGGGTGAGAGCGTAAGGATGGCATACGAACGCCTCAACGATGAAATTGTCAGGCGTTTTGGTGTCCTTTTCCGCGCAGGAGAAGTCGGCAAGACAGGAGTCGGAGAGATGGTTGTCGATTCAAGTGAGATCATCAACACACTCCGCGGCGGAGGAGTCAGTTCAGTAGGATACGCAATAAGCGAGAAAGTGACCAAGAGCTCAAAACAGAAGAAAGGCTTCCTGGGCGGATTTTCGGTTAAGAAAAAGGACAACGCCGAAGAAGTTCTTACAGGAGAGGACAAGTCCGCCAAGATCATAGGTCTTGTCAGAAGGGCAATGCTTGGCCGGCTTACTCTTCCGTGCGACTACACAACCGCTGAAAGGGCACTTGTACTCATTGCAGGTCCTTCTGATGAGATGGACAGAAAAGGTGTTGAGAAATCCAAGTCATGGGTTGAGGAGAATATCGCCGGTGTTGAGGTGCGTGGCGGTGACTATCCGCTTGAGAGTTCAAAAATTGCAGCAGTGGTCGTCCTTGCATCTATCGGAGACGCACCACGCATACGCGAACTTCTTGAAATTGCAAAAGAGACAAAGGAAGATGTTATCAAATCAAAGGAGAGACGTGTCACCATGTTTGATGACGATTCCGTTGATCCATTATTTGAGTGA
- the gltA gene encoding NADPH-dependent glutamate synthase: MTKRAGDERIADFNEVNEGISEQNAVLEALRCMDCVRPQCTKGCPVNIDISAFIRAIAEEDFKGAAAIIKKDNMLPAICGRVCPQENQCEGLCVLGKKEKPVRIGALERFVADREREAGMTLPEIMSPTGKRVAVVGSGPAGITAAAELARYGHSVTVFESLHEAGGVLTYGIPEFRLPKEIVKAEIEQILDMGVELKLNHIAGRTVSVEELLEFDAVFLGTGAGLPSFMGIEGENLSGVYSANEFLTRVNLMHANAFPEYDTPVMKGSRVAVVGGGNVAMDSARVSRRMGAEVYLIYRRREEDLPAREEEVHNAIEEGVEFICCANPVKILGGPAVTGIECVRMEMCDLDESGRPCPVPMKGDEAVFTLDVDVVIEAIGQSPNPLLVSLIEGLERGRRGNVIVDEHGLTSVDRIYAGGDIATGAATVIEAMGTARKAAVSINEMLMKK; encoded by the coding sequence ATGACTAAGCGGGCCGGTGATGAGAGAATTGCGGACTTTAATGAGGTCAATGAGGGCATTTCTGAGCAGAATGCCGTACTTGAGGCGCTCCGCTGTATGGACTGTGTCCGTCCGCAGTGTACAAAGGGGTGTCCGGTAAATATTGATATATCTGCATTTATCAGGGCAATTGCCGAAGAGGATTTCAAAGGCGCTGCTGCGATTATAAAGAAAGACAATATGCTTCCGGCAATATGCGGAAGGGTCTGTCCGCAGGAGAATCAGTGTGAGGGTCTGTGTGTACTTGGCAAGAAGGAGAAACCTGTCAGAATAGGTGCACTTGAAAGGTTTGTTGCCGACAGGGAGAGGGAAGCCGGAATGACTCTTCCGGAAATTATGTCTCCAACCGGCAAACGGGTGGCAGTTGTCGGTTCCGGCCCTGCCGGTATTACGGCCGCAGCTGAACTTGCAAGGTACGGGCATTCTGTGACCGTTTTTGAATCCCTGCACGAGGCCGGCGGTGTGCTTACATACGGTATCCCTGAATTCCGCCTCCCAAAGGAGATTGTTAAGGCTGAGATTGAGCAGATTCTGGATATGGGCGTTGAACTGAAGCTCAATCACATCGCCGGAAGAACAGTCTCTGTTGAGGAACTTCTGGAGTTTGACGCAGTATTTCTTGGAACAGGAGCAGGTCTTCCTTCCTTCATGGGTATTGAGGGTGAAAATCTCAGTGGTGTCTATTCTGCAAATGAATTCCTGACCCGTGTCAATCTCATGCATGCCAATGCCTTCCCCGAGTACGATACTCCGGTTATGAAGGGCAGCCGTGTTGCAGTTGTCGGCGGCGGAAATGTCGCAATGGACTCTGCAAGGGTATCAAGAAGGATGGGTGCGGAAGTATATCTCATCTACCGCAGGCGTGAGGAGGACCTCCCTGCAAGAGAGGAGGAAGTACACAATGCCATAGAAGAAGGTGTTGAATTCATATGCTGTGCAAACCCTGTAAAGATCCTTGGTGGTCCTGCTGTCACAGGCATTGAATGCGTCAGAATGGAGATGTGCGATTTGGATGAGAGCGGAAGGCCGTGTCCGGTTCCGATGAAAGGCGATGAGGCGGTGTTTACGCTTGATGTGGATGTTGTTATTGAAGCAATAGGGCAAAGCCCCAACCCGCTGCTCGTATCCCTTATAGAGGGCCTTGAGAGGGGCAGGAGAGGTAATGTGATTGTGGATGAGCATGGCCTTACATCGGTTGACAGGATCTATGCCGGCGGGGACATCGCCACCGGAGCGGCAACTGTCATTGAGGCTATGGGTACTGCCAGGAAGGCTGCTGTCAGCATCAATGAGATGCTGATGAAGAAATAG
- a CDS encoding sulfide/dihydroorotate dehydrogenase-like FAD/NAD-binding protein gives MGYKIEKATEIADNIFEFWINAPHITKNARAGQFVVIRINDSGERIPLTISETDGSLVRIVFMAVGKTTTYLSTLKSGDEIRDIAGPLGHPSEMGNFGNCVVIGGGVGIACLPILARELKAAGNNVTGIIGARNESLLLLKDELATHCDELVVCTDDGSYGFHGFPADILKKKLSDGEKIDCVWIIGPGIMMKITSMATIPYKVKTYVSLNPIMVDGTGMCGSCRVTIGGETKFACVDGPEFDAHLVDWDELMSRQRTYTAQEKESLKLFQDHQCSCGGDHHD, from the coding sequence TTGGGATATAAAATCGAGAAGGCGACTGAGATCGCAGATAATATTTTTGAGTTCTGGATAAATGCGCCTCATATCACGAAAAATGCGCGGGCAGGACAGTTTGTAGTAATCAGAATTAACGATTCGGGTGAGAGGATTCCCCTGACAATATCGGAGACTGACGGCAGTCTTGTCAGGATTGTTTTTATGGCTGTCGGAAAGACGACAACATATCTCTCCACCCTAAAATCCGGGGATGAGATCAGGGATATTGCCGGCCCTCTCGGGCACCCGAGTGAGATGGGCAATTTTGGGAACTGTGTGGTTATTGGCGGTGGTGTCGGTATTGCATGCCTTCCTATTCTTGCAAGGGAACTCAAAGCAGCGGGCAATAATGTCACGGGAATTATCGGTGCAAGAAATGAGTCACTTCTCCTCTTAAAGGATGAACTGGCGACACACTGTGATGAGCTTGTTGTCTGTACAGATGACGGCAGCTATGGCTTCCACGGATTTCCGGCTGACATACTTAAAAAGAAGCTTTCAGATGGTGAGAAGATTGACTGCGTATGGATAATCGGCCCCGGCATTATGATGAAGATTACCTCAATGGCAACCATTCCGTATAAAGTCAAAACATATGTAAGCCTCAATCCCATCATGGTGGACGGTACAGGCATGTGCGGTTCATGCCGTGTCACAATCGGCGGTGAGACTAAATTTGCCTGTGTTGACGGGCCGGAATTTGATGCCCACCTTGTGGACTGGGATGAACTTATGAGCAGGCAGAGGACATACACCGCACAGGAGAAAGAGTCCCTTAAACTGTTTCAGGATCACCAGTGCTCCTGCGGAGGAGACCATCATGACTAA